The following proteins come from a genomic window of Enterobacter chengduensis:
- the srlD gene encoding sorbitol-6-phosphate dehydrogenase: MSQVAVVIGGGQTLGEFLCRGLAAEGYRVAVVDIQSEKAARVADAINTEFGEGMAYGFGADATSEQSVMALARGVDEIFGRTDLLVYSAGIAKAAFISDFELGDFDRSLQVNLVGYFLCAREFSRLMIRDGIQGRIIQINSKSGKVGSKHNSGYSAAKFGGVGLTQSLALDLAEYGITVHSLMLGNLLKSPMFQSLLPQYATKLGIKAEEVEQYYIDKVPLKRGCDYQDVLNMLLFYASPKASYCTGQSINVTGGQVMF; this comes from the coding sequence ATGAGTCAGGTTGCCGTTGTCATTGGTGGGGGACAAACCTTAGGCGAGTTCCTCTGCCGTGGGCTTGCCGCAGAAGGTTACCGCGTCGCGGTAGTGGATATTCAGAGTGAAAAAGCCGCCCGCGTGGCGGACGCCATCAACACCGAGTTTGGTGAAGGGATGGCGTACGGGTTTGGTGCCGACGCCACCAGCGAGCAGAGCGTAATGGCGCTGGCCCGGGGGGTGGACGAGATTTTTGGCCGTACCGACCTGCTGGTCTACAGCGCGGGAATTGCGAAAGCGGCCTTTATCAGCGATTTCGAACTGGGGGATTTTGACCGCTCGCTGCAGGTGAATCTGGTGGGCTATTTCCTCTGCGCCCGCGAGTTTTCCCGCCTGATGATCCGCGACGGCATTCAGGGGCGCATCATTCAGATCAACTCAAAATCCGGGAAGGTGGGCAGCAAGCACAACTCCGGCTACAGCGCGGCGAAGTTTGGCGGCGTGGGGCTGACGCAGTCTCTGGCGCTGGATCTCGCCGAATACGGCATTACCGTGCATTCGCTGATGCTGGGCAACCTGCTGAAATCGCCGATGTTCCAGTCCCTGCTGCCGCAGTACGCCACCAAGCTCGGCATCAAGGCGGAGGAAGTGGAGCAGTACTACATCGACAAAGTGCCACTGAAGCGCGGGTGCGACTATCAGGACGTGCTGAACATGCTGCTGTTTTACGCCAGCCCGAAAGCCTCGTACTGCACCGGACAGTCGATTAACGTCACCGGCGGGCAGGTGATGTTCTGA
- the gutM gene encoding transcriptional regulator GutM: protein MVTTLITLAALAWLCQMAFGGWQIHQFNRAFDALCQKGRVGVGRSGGRFKPRVVVAVALDEHDRVCDSLIMRGLTVFARPVKIQAINGISLQELRPDVIFPHDPLCQNALSLALNLKHG from the coding sequence ATGGTAACAACACTCATCACCCTCGCCGCCCTCGCCTGGCTCTGCCAGATGGCGTTTGGTGGCTGGCAGATCCACCAGTTCAACCGCGCGTTTGATGCCCTGTGCCAGAAAGGCCGCGTGGGCGTCGGACGTTCCGGCGGACGCTTTAAACCGCGCGTGGTGGTCGCCGTTGCGCTGGATGAACACGATCGCGTGTGCGATTCCCTGATAATGCGCGGCCTGACCGTCTTCGCGCGTCCGGTGAAAATCCAGGCAATCAACGGCATTTCGCTGCAGGAATTGCGGCCTGATGTGATCTTTCCCCATGATCCGCTCTGTCAGAATGCACTATCATTAGCGCTTAATCTGAAACATGGATAA
- the srlR gene encoding glucitol operon DNA-binding transcriptional repressor SrlR, with translation MKPRQRQAAILEHLQKQGKCSVEDLAHYFDTTGTTIRKDLVLLENSGAVIRTYGGVVLNKDEADPPIDHKTLINTHQKALIAEAAVKFIHDGDSIILDAGSTVLQMIPLLSRFNNITVMTNSLHIVNALSEFDSEQTILMPGGTFRKKSASFHGQLAENAFDHFSFDKLFMGTDGIDLNAGVTTFNEVFSVSKAMCNAAREVILMADSSKFGRKSPNIVCSLESVDKLITDAGIDPAFRKALEEKGIDVIVTGERDE, from the coding sequence ATGAAACCTCGTCAGCGGCAGGCGGCCATTCTGGAACATCTGCAAAAGCAGGGAAAATGCTCGGTAGAGGATCTGGCCCACTACTTTGACACCACCGGCACGACAATACGCAAGGACCTGGTATTGCTTGAGAACTCGGGTGCCGTTATTCGAACCTACGGCGGCGTGGTGCTCAATAAGGACGAAGCGGACCCGCCAATCGATCACAAAACGCTGATCAACACCCACCAGAAGGCGCTTATCGCCGAAGCGGCGGTGAAATTTATCCACGATGGCGACTCGATTATCCTTGACGCTGGCAGCACCGTCCTGCAGATGATCCCCCTGCTCAGCCGCTTTAACAACATCACGGTGATGACCAACAGCCTGCACATCGTTAACGCCCTGTCGGAATTCGACAGCGAGCAGACCATCCTGATGCCCGGCGGCACCTTCCGCAAAAAATCGGCGTCGTTTCACGGTCAGCTGGCGGAGAACGCCTTCGACCACTTCAGCTTTGATAAGCTATTCATGGGCACGGACGGCATCGACCTGAACGCGGGCGTTACGACGTTCAACGAGGTGTTTAGCGTCAGTAAAGCCATGTGCAACGCCGCGCGGGAAGTGATTTTGATGGCGGACTCGTCGAAGTTTGGCCGCAAAAGCCCCAACATTGTCTGTAGCCTGGAAAGCGTCGACAAGCTGATTACCGACGCGGGTATCGATCCGGCGTTCAGGAAAGCGCTGGAAGAGAAAGGCATCGACGTGATCGTAACCGGAGAGAGAGATGAGTGA
- the gutQ gene encoding arabinose-5-phosphate isomerase GutQ, with product MSDFLLETGRQTLMLELQEASRLPERLGEDFVRAANTIIHCEGKVIVAGIGKSGHIGKKIAATLASTGTPAFFVHPAEALHGDLGMIESRDVMLFISYSGSAKELDLIIPRLQEKSVSLLAMTGKSRSPLALAAKATLDISVEREACPMHLAPTSSTVNTLMMGDALAMAVMQARGFNEEDFARSHPAGALGARLLNKVHHLMRTDDAIPQVKLDTSVMDAMLELSRTGLGLVAVCDNDGYVKGVFTDGDLRRWLVGGGRLETNVSDAMTQGGLTLNAESRAIEAKEVLMKRKITAAPVVDDFGRLCGAINLQDFYQAGII from the coding sequence ATGAGTGATTTTCTGTTAGAAACGGGCCGCCAGACGCTGATGCTGGAGCTGCAGGAAGCCAGCCGCCTGCCGGAACGTCTGGGCGAGGATTTTGTCCGCGCCGCCAATACCATTATCCACTGCGAAGGCAAAGTGATCGTGGCGGGCATCGGTAAATCCGGCCACATCGGCAAAAAGATTGCCGCGACGCTGGCCAGCACCGGCACCCCGGCCTTCTTCGTGCATCCCGCCGAGGCGCTGCACGGCGATCTGGGGATGATAGAGAGCCGCGACGTAATGCTGTTTATCTCCTACTCCGGTTCGGCGAAAGAGCTGGATCTCATCATTCCGCGCCTGCAGGAGAAATCGGTCTCCCTGCTGGCAATGACCGGAAAATCCCGCTCGCCGCTGGCGCTGGCCGCCAAGGCGACGCTGGATATTTCCGTTGAGCGTGAAGCCTGCCCTATGCACCTTGCTCCGACCTCCAGCACCGTTAATACCCTGATGATGGGCGACGCGCTGGCGATGGCGGTGATGCAGGCGCGCGGCTTTAACGAAGAAGATTTCGCCCGCTCGCATCCGGCGGGCGCGCTCGGCGCGCGCCTGCTCAACAAGGTTCACCACCTGATGCGCACCGACGATGCCATTCCGCAGGTCAAACTCGATACCAGCGTGATGGACGCGATGCTGGAACTGAGCCGCACCGGGCTGGGGCTGGTGGCGGTCTGCGACAACGACGGTTACGTCAAAGGCGTATTTACCGACGGCGACCTGCGCCGCTGGCTGGTGGGCGGCGGCAGGCTGGAAACCAACGTATCGGACGCCATGACTCAGGGCGGGCTGACGCTCAATGCCGAGAGCCGCGCCATTGAGGCCAAAGAGGTGCTGATGAAGCGCAAAATCACCGCCGCACCGGTGGTGGATGATTTCGGCAGGCTGTGCGGCGCCATCAACCTGCAGGACTTCTACCAGGCGGGGATTATCTAA
- the norR gene encoding nitric oxide reductase transcriptional regulator NorR: MSFSVDVLAKIAIELQTGIGHQDRFQRLISTLRHVLACDASALLRYEGRQFIPLAIDGLAKDVLGRRFTLEGHPRLETIARAGDVVRFPADSDLPDPYDGLIPGQESLKVHACIGLPLFAGQNLIGALTLDGMSPDQFDTFSDEELRLIAALAAGALNNALLIEQLESQNIPPGSPAAFEQVTHTEMIGLSPGMAQLKKEIEIVAASDLNVLIFGETGTGKELVAKAIHEASPRAVNPLVYLNCAALPESVAESELFGHVKGAFTGAISNRSGKFEMADNGTLFLDEIGELSLSLQAKLLRVLQYGDIQRVGDDRSHRVDVRVLAATNRDLREAVLAGQFRADLFHRLSVFPLTVPPLRERGEDVLLLAGYFCEQCRLRMGLSRVVLSPGARAHLLGYGWPGNVRELEHAIHRAVVLARATRSGDEVVIHARHFALQDETAPPVVQAAPERVNENLRDATEAFQRQMITRALEQNSRSWAACARALEMDVANLHRLAKRLGLKG, encoded by the coding sequence ATGAGTTTTTCCGTAGACGTGCTGGCGAAGATCGCCATTGAGCTGCAGACCGGTATCGGCCATCAGGACCGCTTTCAGCGGCTGATCTCCACGCTGCGCCACGTGCTGGCGTGCGACGCCTCGGCGCTGCTGCGCTACGAAGGACGGCAGTTTATTCCGCTGGCTATCGACGGGCTGGCGAAGGACGTGCTCGGACGGCGTTTTACCCTGGAGGGCCACCCGCGGCTGGAGACTATTGCCCGCGCGGGGGACGTGGTGCGCTTCCCGGCGGACAGCGACTTGCCCGACCCGTACGACGGGCTGATTCCAGGCCAGGAGAGCCTGAAGGTGCACGCCTGCATCGGCCTGCCGCTGTTTGCCGGACAAAACCTGATTGGGGCGCTGACCCTCGACGGCATGTCGCCGGACCAGTTCGACACCTTCAGCGATGAAGAGTTGCGCCTCATTGCGGCGCTGGCTGCCGGGGCGCTTAACAACGCGCTGCTGATTGAACAGCTGGAGAGCCAGAATATCCCTCCCGGCAGCCCGGCGGCGTTTGAGCAGGTCACGCACACGGAGATGATCGGTCTTTCGCCGGGCATGGCGCAGCTCAAAAAAGAGATCGAGATCGTTGCCGCCTCTGATTTGAACGTGCTGATCTTCGGGGAAACCGGCACCGGCAAGGAGCTGGTGGCGAAGGCCATCCACGAAGCCTCACCGCGCGCGGTTAATCCGCTGGTATACCTCAACTGCGCCGCGCTGCCGGAAAGCGTGGCGGAAAGCGAGCTCTTTGGCCACGTGAAAGGGGCGTTTACCGGGGCCATCAGCAACCGCAGCGGCAAGTTCGAAATGGCCGATAACGGCACGCTGTTTCTCGATGAGATTGGCGAACTCTCCCTGTCGCTACAGGCTAAACTCCTGCGCGTGCTGCAGTACGGCGACATTCAGCGCGTGGGGGACGACCGCAGTCACAGAGTGGACGTTCGCGTGCTGGCGGCAACGAACCGCGACCTGCGTGAAGCGGTGCTGGCCGGGCAGTTCCGCGCCGACCTGTTCCACCGCCTGAGCGTGTTCCCGCTTACCGTGCCGCCGCTGCGCGAACGGGGTGAAGACGTGCTGCTGCTGGCGGGCTATTTCTGCGAGCAGTGCCGACTCAGAATGGGGCTTTCCCGCGTGGTACTCAGCCCGGGGGCGAGGGCGCATCTGCTGGGCTACGGCTGGCCGGGCAACGTGCGCGAGCTGGAGCATGCGATTCATCGCGCGGTGGTGCTGGCGCGGGCGACGCGTTCGGGGGATGAAGTGGTGATCCACGCGCGCCATTTTGCGCTGCAGGATGAAACCGCACCGCCTGTCGTCCAGGCTGCGCCAGAGAGAGTGAATGAAAACCTGCGTGACGCGACAGAGGCATTCCAGCGTCAGATGATTACCCGCGCGCTGGAGCAGAACAGCCGCAGCTGGGCGGCGTGCGCCCGGGCGCTGGAGATGGACGTCGCCAACCTGCACAGGCTGGCGAAGCGTCTTGGGCTGAAGGGTTAG
- the norV gene encoding anaerobic nitric oxide reductase flavorubredoxin: MSILVKNNIHWVGQRDWEVRDFHGTEYKTLRGSSYNSYLIREGKNVLIDTVDHKFSREFVQNLRGEIDLDAIDYIIINHAEEDHAGALTELMSYIPNTPIYCTTNAIDSINGHHHHPEWNFHTVKTGDSLDIGNGKRLIFVETPMLHWPDSMMTYMTGDAVLFSNDAFGQHYCDERLFNDEVDQTELFEQCQRYYANILTPFSRLVTPKITEILGFNLPVDMIATSHGVVWRENPTQIVELYLKWAADYQEDRITIFYDTMSNNTRMMADAIAQGINEVDPNVAVKIFNVARSDKNEVLTNVFRSKGVLVGTSTMNNVMMPKIAGLVEEMTGLRFRNKRASAFGSHGWSGGAVDRLSTRLQDAGFEMSLSLKAKWRPDIDALEICRQHGRDIARQWALAPLPEVAAAKPTEQQEACVCAAAAAADLGPRMQCSVCQWIYDPERGEPLQDVAPGTPWRDVPDNFLCPECSLGKDVFDELGTEAK, from the coding sequence ATGTCTATTCTGGTTAAAAATAACATTCATTGGGTCGGTCAACGTGACTGGGAAGTGCGCGATTTCCACGGGACGGAATATAAAACGCTGCGCGGCAGCAGCTACAACAGCTATCTCATCCGTGAAGGTAAAAACGTGCTGATCGATACCGTCGATCACAAGTTCAGCCGCGAGTTCGTGCAGAACCTGCGCGGTGAAATCGATCTGGACGCCATCGACTACATCATCATTAACCACGCGGAAGAGGATCACGCGGGCGCGCTGACCGAGCTGATGTCGTACATTCCGAACACGCCGATCTACTGCACCACCAACGCCATCGACTCGATCAACGGCCACCACCACCATCCGGAGTGGAACTTCCATACCGTCAAAACCGGCGACTCGCTGGATATCGGCAACGGCAAACGGCTGATCTTCGTGGAAACCCCGATGCTGCACTGGCCGGACAGCATGATGACCTACATGACCGGCGACGCGGTGCTGTTCAGCAACGACGCCTTCGGCCAGCACTACTGCGACGAACGCCTGTTCAACGACGAGGTGGATCAGACCGAGCTGTTTGAGCAGTGCCAGCGCTATTACGCCAACATCCTGACGCCGTTCAGCCGTCTGGTGACGCCAAAAATTACCGAAATCCTCGGCTTTAACCTGCCGGTGGACATGATTGCCACCTCCCACGGCGTGGTGTGGCGCGAGAACCCAACCCAGATCGTTGAGCTGTACCTGAAGTGGGCGGCAGATTATCAGGAAGATCGCATCACGATTTTCTACGACACCATGTCCAACAACACCCGCATGATGGCGGACGCCATTGCCCAGGGCATCAACGAAGTGGATCCGAACGTGGCGGTGAAGATCTTCAACGTGGCGCGCAGCGATAAGAACGAGGTATTGACCAACGTCTTCCGCTCTAAGGGCGTGCTGGTGGGCACCTCTACCATGAACAACGTGATGATGCCGAAAATTGCCGGTCTGGTGGAGGAGATGACCGGCCTGCGTTTTCGCAACAAGCGCGCCAGCGCTTTTGGCTCCCACGGCTGGAGCGGCGGCGCGGTAGATCGCCTCTCTACCCGTCTGCAGGATGCCGGTTTTGAGATGTCCCTGAGCCTGAAGGCGAAATGGCGCCCGGATATCGACGCGCTGGAAATTTGCCGCCAGCACGGCCGCGACATTGCCCGTCAGTGGGCGCTCGCTCCGTTGCCGGAAGTAGCGGCAGCCAAACCCACCGAACAGCAGGAAGCCTGCGTCTGCGCCGCCGCGGCAGCCGCCGATCTCGGCCCGCGCATGCAGTGCAGCGTCTGCCAGTGGATTTACGACCCGGAACGGGGCGAACCGCTGCAGGACGTTGCCCCGGGCACGCCGTGGCGGGACGTGCCGGACAACTTCCTCTGCCCGGAATGTTCACTCGGTAAAGACGTCTTTGACGAACTGGGTACGGAGGCAAAATGA
- the norW gene encoding NADH:flavorubredoxin reductase NorW encodes MSNGIVIIGSGFAARQLVKNIRKQDASVPVTAIAADSMDEYNKPDLSHVISQNQRAEDLTRQTAGEFAEQFNLRLFPYTWVTDIDAAAHVVKSKEKTWRYDRLVLATGASAFVPPVEGRELMMTLNSQQEYQASETGLRDAQRVMIVGGGLIGTELAMDFCRAGKTVTLVDHAASILSALMPAEVSSRLQHRLTDMGVHLLLKSQLQNLSKTEGGIRATLDRSRSVEVDAVVAATGLRPETALAHRAGAETGRGVKVNSYLQTTQPDIYALGDCAEINGQVLPFLQPIQLSAMYLAKNLLGGSAPLKLPPMLVKVKTPDLPLHLAGETQRQDLSWQIAIESQGMVARGIDADDQLRAFVVSEERMKEAFALLKSLPA; translated from the coding sequence ATGAGCAACGGAATCGTCATCATCGGCTCGGGCTTTGCCGCCCGCCAGCTGGTGAAAAATATCCGCAAGCAGGACGCCAGCGTGCCGGTGACGGCGATCGCCGCCGACAGCATGGATGAGTATAACAAGCCCGATTTAAGCCACGTCATCAGCCAGAATCAGCGCGCCGAAGACCTCACCCGCCAGACGGCGGGGGAGTTCGCGGAGCAGTTTAACCTGCGCCTTTTTCCCTACACCTGGGTCACCGATATCGACGCCGCCGCGCACGTAGTGAAGTCGAAAGAGAAAACCTGGCGGTACGACAGGCTGGTGCTGGCCACGGGAGCCTCTGCGTTTGTGCCGCCTGTTGAAGGCCGCGAGCTGATGATGACGCTCAACAGCCAGCAGGAGTATCAGGCCAGCGAAACGGGGCTTCGCGATGCGCAGCGGGTGATGATCGTCGGCGGCGGGCTGATAGGTACCGAGCTGGCGATGGATTTCTGCCGCGCGGGCAAAACCGTTACCCTGGTTGACCACGCGGCGAGCATTCTGTCGGCGCTGATGCCCGCAGAAGTAAGCAGCCGCTTACAGCATCGCCTGACCGACATGGGGGTGCATCTGCTATTAAAATCGCAGCTGCAAAATCTGAGCAAAACTGAAGGCGGTATTCGTGCCACGCTCGACCGCAGCCGCAGCGTTGAGGTGGATGCCGTGGTGGCCGCGACGGGCCTGCGTCCGGAAACCGCGCTGGCGCATCGCGCAGGCGCCGAAACAGGTCGTGGCGTGAAGGTAAATAGCTACCTGCAAACTACGCAGCCCGATATTTACGCGTTAGGCGACTGCGCTGAAATTAACGGTCAGGTACTGCCCTTTTTACAGCCAATTCAATTAAGCGCGATGTATCTGGCGAAAAACCTGCTCGGCGGCAGCGCGCCGCTGAAATTACCTCCCATGCTGGTGAAGGTGAAAACGCCGGACCTGCCGCTGCACCTTGCGGGAGAAACGCAGCGACAGGATCTGAGCTGGCAAATCGCCATTGAATCACAGGGGATGGTGGCGCGCGGCATCGACGCAGATGACCAACTGCGCGCCTTTGTGGTGAGCGAAGAGAGAATGAAGGAGGCGTTCGCGCTGCTGAAATCGCTACCTGCTTAA
- a CDS encoding HoxN/HupN/NixA family nickel/cobalt transporter, which translates to MLRLLRNEPRAALLLLALIMANLLAWGWAWHTFSGSTALMAASLLAWGYGLRHAVDADHIAAIDTVTRKMMQQGQRPSGVGAWFSLGHSTIVVLASIAIAATATAFQKNMAWFHETGSLIGTAVSATFLLAMALVNMVILRGVWRSFQALKSGRPVQGDITLPAQGGVMNWLFGKTFRLVNKSWQMYLVGFLFGLGFDTATEIGVLGISAASASSGMSVWSIMIFPALFASGMALVDTLDNLLMVGAYGWAFNKPQRKLYYNMTITGTSVVVALFIGGLEALGLLMDKFALSGGVWDRVGAVNDNMGNAGFVVVGLFVACWLISMVNYRWRGYDALVVRS; encoded by the coding sequence ATGTTACGACTCTTACGCAATGAACCTCGCGCCGCGCTTCTGCTGCTGGCTCTGATAATGGCAAACCTGCTGGCCTGGGGATGGGCATGGCACACCTTTAGCGGCAGCACGGCGCTGATGGCCGCCAGCCTGCTGGCGTGGGGCTACGGGCTGCGTCACGCGGTGGACGCCGACCACATTGCCGCCATTGATACCGTGACGCGTAAGATGATGCAGCAGGGCCAACGCCCGTCCGGCGTGGGGGCGTGGTTCTCGCTGGGACACTCCACCATCGTGGTGCTGGCCTCCATTGCCATCGCCGCCACCGCCACGGCGTTTCAGAAAAACATGGCATGGTTCCACGAAACCGGCAGCCTGATTGGCACCGCCGTTTCGGCCACCTTCCTGCTGGCGATGGCGCTGGTGAATATGGTGATTTTGCGCGGCGTCTGGCGTAGTTTTCAGGCGCTGAAAAGCGGCAGGCCGGTGCAGGGCGATATCACCCTGCCCGCGCAGGGCGGCGTCATGAACTGGCTGTTTGGCAAAACCTTCCGCCTCGTCAATAAAAGCTGGCAGATGTACCTGGTGGGCTTCCTGTTCGGCCTCGGGTTTGATACCGCCACCGAAATCGGCGTGCTGGGGATCTCTGCCGCCAGCGCCTCCAGCGGAATGTCGGTGTGGTCAATCATGATCTTCCCGGCGCTCTTTGCCAGCGGCATGGCGCTGGTGGATACCCTCGACAACCTGCTGATGGTCGGCGCCTACGGCTGGGCGTTTAACAAGCCGCAGCGCAAGCTCTACTACAACATGACCATCACCGGCACCTCCGTGGTGGTGGCGCTGTTTATCGGCGGTCTGGAAGCGCTGGGCCTGCTGATGGATAAATTTGCCCTCAGCGGCGGCGTGTGGGATCGGGTTGGCGCGGTGAACGACAATATGGGCAACGCCGGGTTTGTGGTGGTCGGGCTGTTTGTCGCCTGCTGGCTGATCTCCATGGTCAACTACCGCTGGCGCGGCTACGACGCGCTGGTGGTGCGTTCCTGA
- the hypF gene encoding carbamoyltransferase HypF, whose product MSSNGVQLRVRGKVQGVGFRPFVWQLAQALQLTGDVCNDGEGVLVRLAGNGGAFTARLHQDCPPLARIDRVEAQPFTWAHVPEDFTIRHSVGSAMNTQIVPDAATCPACLAEMRDPGERRYRYPFINCTHCGPRFTIIRAMPYDRPATSMALFPLCAPCEAEYRNPADRRFHAQPVACADCGPALEWQAGGVTAAREAALGAAAAMLKSGGIVAVKGLGGFHLVCDARNPQAVATLRARKQRPAKPLAVMIPHADDLPETIQTLLRSPAAPIVLTPKAWLPAFPEGIAPGLDTVGVMLPANPLQHLLMMDCQRPLVMTSGNLSGRPPALTNPQALDDLRGIADGFLLHNRDILQRMDDSVMDRDGAMLRRARGFVPDAVTLPAGFENIPAMLCTGAEMKNTFCMVRGSQAVLSQHFGDLGDEGVDAQWRGALSLMQDIYAFQPERVVCDAHPSYRVHRWAQAQGLPVETVLHHHAHAAACLAENGWPLEGGDAIALTLDGIGMGENGALWGGECLRVNYLECERLGGLPAVALPGGDLAARQPWRNLLAHCLAFIPDWQRYPETRAVQRQNWPLLATAIRRGINAPRASSCGRLFDAVACALGIETQSWEGEAACRLEALASQCAGVDHPVTLEAENLALFWQQWLSWQEEPSARAWAFHDALAKGLAELAARHARRLSLSTICLSGGVLHNRLLRARLRHYLSDFTLLFPSRLPAGDGAISFGQAAIAAARSCLQRT is encoded by the coding sequence ATGAGCAGCAACGGCGTTCAGCTGCGCGTGCGCGGCAAGGTGCAGGGCGTGGGGTTTCGTCCCTTCGTCTGGCAGCTTGCGCAGGCGCTTCAGTTGACCGGTGACGTCTGCAATGACGGAGAGGGCGTGCTGGTGCGTCTCGCGGGTAATGGGGGGGCCTTTACCGCGAGGCTGCATCAGGACTGCCCGCCGCTGGCACGCATCGATCGCGTGGAGGCGCAGCCGTTTACCTGGGCGCACGTGCCGGAGGACTTTACCATCCGCCACAGCGTGGGCAGCGCGATGAACACCCAGATTGTGCCGGATGCCGCGACCTGTCCGGCGTGTCTGGCTGAGATGCGCGACCCTGGCGAGCGCCGATACCGCTATCCGTTTATCAACTGCACCCACTGCGGGCCGCGGTTTACCATTATCCGCGCCATGCCCTACGACCGCCCGGCCACCTCAATGGCGCTTTTCCCGCTCTGCGCGCCGTGTGAAGCGGAGTACCGCAATCCTGCCGACCGCCGCTTTCACGCTCAGCCGGTCGCGTGTGCGGACTGCGGGCCCGCGCTGGAGTGGCAGGCGGGCGGGGTCACGGCTGCCCGCGAGGCTGCGCTGGGCGCGGCGGCGGCGATGCTGAAAAGCGGCGGTATCGTCGCGGTCAAAGGGCTGGGCGGTTTTCACCTCGTCTGTGACGCGCGTAACCCGCAGGCGGTTGCGACGCTTCGGGCACGCAAGCAGCGTCCCGCGAAGCCGCTGGCGGTGATGATCCCGCATGCGGACGATCTGCCGGAGACGATTCAGACGCTGCTGCGCTCGCCCGCCGCACCGATTGTGCTCACGCCAAAAGCCTGGCTGCCCGCGTTCCCGGAAGGTATCGCGCCCGGTCTGGACACCGTGGGCGTCATGCTGCCCGCTAACCCGCTGCAGCACCTTCTGATGATGGACTGCCAGCGCCCGCTGGTGATGACCTCCGGCAACCTCAGCGGCAGGCCGCCTGCCTTGACCAACCCGCAGGCGCTGGACGATCTCCGCGGCATCGCGGACGGCTTCCTGCTGCATAACCGCGACATCCTGCAGCGGATGGACGATTCGGTGATGGATCGCGACGGCGCGATGCTTCGCCGCGCGCGCGGCTTTGTGCCGGATGCCGTCACGTTGCCCGCGGGCTTTGAGAATATCCCCGCCATGTTATGCACCGGCGCGGAGATGAAAAATACCTTCTGCATGGTGCGTGGCAGCCAGGCGGTGCTGAGCCAGCATTTTGGCGATCTCGGCGACGAGGGTGTCGACGCGCAGTGGCGCGGCGCGCTCTCGCTGATGCAGGACATCTACGCCTTCCAGCCGGAGCGCGTGGTGTGCGACGCCCATCCGTCGTATCGCGTACACCGCTGGGCGCAGGCGCAGGGGCTGCCCGTTGAAACCGTGCTGCATCATCACGCCCACGCCGCGGCGTGCCTGGCGGAAAACGGCTGGCCGCTTGAGGGGGGAGACGCTATCGCCCTGACGCTGGACGGCATCGGCATGGGCGAAAACGGCGCGCTGTGGGGCGGAGAGTGCCTGCGGGTGAACTACCTGGAGTGCGAGCGTCTGGGCGGGCTGCCTGCCGTTGCGCTGCCGGGAGGCGATCTGGCGGCCCGGCAACCGTGGCGCAATTTGCTCGCCCACTGTCTGGCGTTTATCCCTGACTGGCAGCGCTATCCGGAAACGCGCGCGGTTCAGCGCCAGAACTGGCCGCTGCTGGCGACGGCGATCCGGCGCGGTATCAATGCGCCGCGGGCGTCGTCCTGTGGCCGCCTGTTTGATGCCGTCGCCTGTGCGCTGGGTATCGAAACCCAATCCTGGGAGGGTGAGGCGGCCTGTCGGCTGGAAGCGCTGGCATCGCAGTGCGCGGGTGTCGATCACCCGGTGACGCTGGAAGCGGAAAACCTCGCGCTTTTCTGGCAGCAGTGGCTGAGCTGGCAGGAGGAGCCCAGCGCGCGCGCGTGGGCGTTTCACGACGCGCTGGCAAAAGGGCTGGCGGAGCTCGCCGCGCGCCATGCCCGGCGCCTGTCGCTGTCGACAATCTGCCTCAGCGGCGGGGTGCTTCACAACCGTCTGCTGCGCGCGCGCCTGCGTCATTATCTTTCTGACTTTACGCTTCTTTTTCCTTCGCGCCTGCCCGCAGGCGACGGAGCGATCTCCTTCGGGCAGGCGGCGATCGCCGCCGCCCGGTCATGTTTACAAAGGACTTAA